A genomic segment from Phragmites australis chromosome 6, lpPhrAust1.1, whole genome shotgun sequence encodes:
- the LOC133922654 gene encoding uncharacterized protein LOC133922654 isoform X3: MRQYRSQLEQEVKKLQRQLEEEVDLHVALADAVAQNASPILKSSMKLPHKAHELLTNIASLESTVSKLEKELNGLYYQLCHERNERLLAENNPGCLPSTSPDGHQSLSTCTCTWEEHISSLRDLKFGGSESMTSTRQDLFPELENDQDIGEEPEDQQIVSLNRLLEKHRDTSLNRLLEKHRDEEMQESFSMEKEGKEDGKIDALSFEQSSLKITSMKGGNLWNNPNQLSEEMVRCMRNIFLHLSESSKISPKASSDRSSSSAERLSGSTLASFSDSSIIPSMLCSPSVDSNHNDETMKEVRNFDPYKVNGKEIRRDIGNYRSAAEVSWMSVGKDQLEYASEALKKFRFLVEQLSKVNPSCMNCDQRLAFWINLYNALIMHAYLAYGVPRNDIKLFSLMQKACYTIGGQSFSAAEIEFVILKMKTPVHRPQLSLMLALNKFKITEEHKKYSIDEIEPLVLFGLSCGMFSSPAVRIFSAANVRQELQESLRDYIQATVGTNDRGKLLIPKLVQSYAKGTVEDSLLADWICHHLTPDQAADIRDSSSQRKQRLLGVRSFTILTFESKFRYLFLPDSSNSQNAEAKQTS, translated from the exons ATGCGGCAGTACAGGTCGCAGCTCGAGCAGGAA GTGAAGAAATTGCAGAGGCAGCTCGAGGAAGAGGTCGATCTGCATGTAGCGTTGGCAGACGCTGTTGCGCAGAATGCTTCGCCTATATTAAAGTCCTCTATGAAGCTTCCACACAAG GCACATGAGTTGCTAACTAACATTGCCTCCTTGGAGAGTACCGTCTCGAAGCTCGAAAAGGAGTTAAATGGCTTGTATTACCAGCTTTGTCATGAAAGGAATGAGAGGCTACTTGCTGAAAATAATCCAGGATGCTTGCCATCTACATCCCCAGATGGCCACCAGTCGTTATCAACTTGCACGTGTACGTGGGAAGAA CACATATCATCATTGAGAGATTTGAAGTTTGGAGGATCCGAGTCAATGACGTCAACGCGACAGGACTTATTCCCCGAACTTGAAAATGACCAGGATATTGGAGAAGAGCCTGAAGATCAACAGATAGTTTCTTTAAATAGGCTGCTAGAAAAGCACCGAGATACTTCCTTGAATAGACTACTTGAAAAGCACCGGGATGAAGAG ATGCAAGAATCATTCTCCATGGAAAAAGAAGGCAAAGAAGATGGGAAGATTGACGCCTTATCATTTGAACAGTCTAGTCTAAAGATAACTAGCATGAAAGGAGGTAATCTTTGGAATAATCCAAATCAGCTCTCCGAGGAGATGGTGCGCTGCATGAGAAACATTTTCCTACATTTATCTGAATCCTCGAAGATATCGCCAAAGGCATCTTCTGATCGTTCGTCTTCCTCAGCGGAGCGTCTATCAGGTTCTACACTGGCATCTTTCTCAGACTCTTCCATAATACCCTCAATGCTATGTAGTCCTTCAGTGGATTCAAACCACAATGATGAGACAATGAAGGAAGTTAGAAACTTTGATCCGTATAAAGTTAATGGAAAGGAAATCCGAAGAGATATTGGAAACTATCGTTCAGCAGCTGAAGTATCTTGGATGTCTGTTGGAAAAGATCAACTTGAATATGCATCTGAAGCTCTAAAAAAGTTCAG ATTTCTCGTGGAACAGCTATCAAAGGTCAACCCTAGTTGTATGAATTGTGATCAGAGGCTAGCCTTTTGGATTAACTTATACAATGCCTTGATAATGCAT GCATATTTAGCATATGGAGTTCCTCGAAATGACATCAAGCTTTTTTCTCTAATGCAAAAG GCCTGTTACACGATTGGTGGCCAGTCCTTCAGTGCAGCTGAAATAGAGTTTGTGATTCTAAAGATGAAGACTCCAGTGCATCGGCCCCAACTT TCTTTGATGCTGGCTCTGAATAAGTTCAAAATTACTGAGGAGCACAAGAAGTATTCTATCGATGAAATTGAACCTCTTGTGTTGTTTGGACTCAGCTGTGGAATGTTCTCTTCACCTGCT GTAAGGATTTTCTCTGCTGCGAATGTCCGACAGGAGCTCCAGGAATCTTTGAGAGACTATATCCAAGCGACTGTTGGTACAAATGACCGGGGGAAACTACTGATTCCAAAGTTAGTGCAGAGCTACGCAAAGGGAACTGTCGAAGACTCTCTGCTTGCAGACTGGATCTGCCATCACCTCACACCTGATCAAGCTGCAGACATCCGAGATTCTTCGTCACAGAGGAAGCAGCGGCTTCTTGGAGTGCGCAGTTTTACTATTCTCACATTTGAGTCAAAATTCCGGTATCTCTTCTTGCCTGACAGCAGTAACTCCCAGAATGCAGAAGCAAAACAGACTTCCTGA
- the LOC133922654 gene encoding uncharacterized protein LOC133922654 isoform X2, translated as MTCARAEDAISPAADDMAAAPAGGLIQKVGGGGGRRLGGSGRTLHRSAHLAAGDSDASAPATSSSGDVKSNGSGRREESHKGKMRQYRSQLEQEVKKLQRQLEEEVDLHVALADAVAQNASPILKSSMKLPHKAHELLTNIASLESTVSKLEKELNGLYYQLCHERNERLLAENNPGCLPSTSPDGHQSLSTCTCTWEEHISSLRDLKFGGSESMTSTRQDLFPELENDQDIGEEPEDQQIVSLNRLLEKHRDTSLNRLLEKHRDEEMQESFSMEKEGKEDGKIDALSFEQSSLKITSMKGAERLSGSTLASFSDSSIIPSMLCSPSVDSNHNDETMKEVRNFDPYKVNGKEIRRDIGNYRSAAEVSWMSVGKDQLEYASEALKKFRFLVEQLSKVNPSCMNCDQRLAFWINLYNALIMHAYLAYGVPRNDIKLFSLMQKACYTIGGQSFSAAEIEFVILKMKTPVHRPQLSLMLALNKFKITEEHKKYSIDEIEPLVLFGLSCGMFSSPAVRIFSAANVRQELQESLRDYIQATVGTNDRGKLLIPKLVQSYAKGTVEDSLLADWICHHLTPDQAADIRDSSSQRKQRLLGVRSFTILTFESKFRYLFLPDSSNSQNAEAKQTS; from the exons ATGACGTGCGCGCGCGCTGAGGATGCCATCTCGCCCGCCGCCGACGACATGGCGGCTGCCCCGGC AGGGGGCTTGATCCAGAaggtgggcggcggcggcggccggagaTTGGGCGGCTCGGGGCGTACGCTGCATCGCTCGGCACATCTGGCGGCGGGGGACAGCGACGCGTCGGCGCCGGCGACCAGTAGCTCCGGG GATGTTAAGAGCAATGGTAGtgggaggagagaagagagccACAAGGGCAAGATGCGGCAGTACAGGTCGCAGCTCGAGCAGGAA GTGAAGAAATTGCAGAGGCAGCTCGAGGAAGAGGTCGATCTGCATGTAGCGTTGGCAGACGCTGTTGCGCAGAATGCTTCGCCTATATTAAAGTCCTCTATGAAGCTTCCACACAAG GCACATGAGTTGCTAACTAACATTGCCTCCTTGGAGAGTACCGTCTCGAAGCTCGAAAAGGAGTTAAATGGCTTGTATTACCAGCTTTGTCATGAAAGGAATGAGAGGCTACTTGCTGAAAATAATCCAGGATGCTTGCCATCTACATCCCCAGATGGCCACCAGTCGTTATCAACTTGCACGTGTACGTGGGAAGAA CACATATCATCATTGAGAGATTTGAAGTTTGGAGGATCCGAGTCAATGACGTCAACGCGACAGGACTTATTCCCCGAACTTGAAAATGACCAGGATATTGGAGAAGAGCCTGAAGATCAACAGATAGTTTCTTTAAATAGGCTGCTAGAAAAGCACCGAGATACTTCCTTGAATAGACTACTTGAAAAGCACCGGGATGAAGAG ATGCAAGAATCATTCTCCATGGAAAAAGAAGGCAAAGAAGATGGGAAGATTGACGCCTTATCATTTGAACAGTCTAGTCTAAAGATAACTAGCATGAAAGGAG CGGAGCGTCTATCAGGTTCTACACTGGCATCTTTCTCAGACTCTTCCATAATACCCTCAATGCTATGTAGTCCTTCAGTGGATTCAAACCACAATGATGAGACAATGAAGGAAGTTAGAAACTTTGATCCGTATAAAGTTAATGGAAAGGAAATCCGAAGAGATATTGGAAACTATCGTTCAGCAGCTGAAGTATCTTGGATGTCTGTTGGAAAAGATCAACTTGAATATGCATCTGAAGCTCTAAAAAAGTTCAG ATTTCTCGTGGAACAGCTATCAAAGGTCAACCCTAGTTGTATGAATTGTGATCAGAGGCTAGCCTTTTGGATTAACTTATACAATGCCTTGATAATGCAT GCATATTTAGCATATGGAGTTCCTCGAAATGACATCAAGCTTTTTTCTCTAATGCAAAAG GCCTGTTACACGATTGGTGGCCAGTCCTTCAGTGCAGCTGAAATAGAGTTTGTGATTCTAAAGATGAAGACTCCAGTGCATCGGCCCCAACTT TCTTTGATGCTGGCTCTGAATAAGTTCAAAATTACTGAGGAGCACAAGAAGTATTCTATCGATGAAATTGAACCTCTTGTGTTGTTTGGACTCAGCTGTGGAATGTTCTCTTCACCTGCT GTAAGGATTTTCTCTGCTGCGAATGTCCGACAGGAGCTCCAGGAATCTTTGAGAGACTATATCCAAGCGACTGTTGGTACAAATGACCGGGGGAAACTACTGATTCCAAAGTTAGTGCAGAGCTACGCAAAGGGAACTGTCGAAGACTCTCTGCTTGCAGACTGGATCTGCCATCACCTCACACCTGATCAAGCTGCAGACATCCGAGATTCTTCGTCACAGAGGAAGCAGCGGCTTCTTGGAGTGCGCAGTTTTACTATTCTCACATTTGAGTCAAAATTCCGGTATCTCTTCTTGCCTGACAGCAGTAACTCCCAGAATGCAGAAGCAAAACAGACTTCCTGA
- the LOC133922655 gene encoding protein YELLOW LEAF 1, choloroplastic-like: MPPIAAVSAPSSLLPMCISRQGISGGQGWGERSLYGSQSRRTIRGATISARASMNITCCANQTQTARRKSFSGPTSPPSGSVKEKVKGPRLDDGGVGFPPFRFGGGGGGGGGGGSSSSGGFILFVIVLLLDYLREFERNLQNGPRRGSDYDNGLAPQ, encoded by the exons ATGCCTCCTATCGCGGCAGTGTCTGCTCCTAGTTCGCTTCTTCCAATGTGCATTTCACGCCAGGGGATTAGCGGAG GACAAGGCTGGGGAGAGCGATCTCTCTACGGTTCACAGTCCCGGAGGACTATACGTGGCGCCACTATTTCTGCTAGAGCTTCCATG AACATAACATGCTGTGCAAACCAGACCCAAACCGCGCGACGCAAATCATTTTCAGGACCTACCTCTCCACCATCAGGCTCAGTTAAAG AGAAGGTGAAAGGGCCGAGGCTTGATGATGGAGGTGTCGGGTTTCCACCGTTTCGgttcggtggaggaggaggcggtggcggcggcggtggcagcagCTCCTCCGGTGGGTTCATCCTCTTTGTGATCGTTTTGCTACTGGATTACCTGAGGGAGTTTGAGAGGAACCTGCAGAATGGGCCACGGAGGGGCAGTGACTACGACAACGGGCTGGCACCACAATAA
- the LOC133922654 gene encoding uncharacterized protein LOC133922654 isoform X1, which produces MTCARAEDAISPAADDMAAAPAGGLIQKVGGGGGRRLGGSGRTLHRSAHLAAGDSDASAPATSSSGDVKSNGSGRREESHKGKMRQYRSQLEQEVKKLQRQLEEEVDLHVALADAVAQNASPILKSSMKLPHKAHELLTNIASLESTVSKLEKELNGLYYQLCHERNERLLAENNPGCLPSTSPDGHQSLSTCTCTWEEHISSLRDLKFGGSESMTSTRQDLFPELENDQDIGEEPEDQQIVSLNRLLEKHRDTSLNRLLEKHRDEEMQESFSMEKEGKEDGKIDALSFEQSSLKITSMKGGNLWNNPNQLSEEMVRCMRNIFLHLSESSKISPKASSDRSSSSAERLSGSTLASFSDSSIIPSMLCSPSVDSNHNDETMKEVRNFDPYKVNGKEIRRDIGNYRSAAEVSWMSVGKDQLEYASEALKKFRFLVEQLSKVNPSCMNCDQRLAFWINLYNALIMHAYLAYGVPRNDIKLFSLMQKACYTIGGQSFSAAEIEFVILKMKTPVHRPQLSLMLALNKFKITEEHKKYSIDEIEPLVLFGLSCGMFSSPAVRIFSAANVRQELQESLRDYIQATVGTNDRGKLLIPKLVQSYAKGTVEDSLLADWICHHLTPDQAADIRDSSSQRKQRLLGVRSFTILTFESKFRYLFLPDSSNSQNAEAKQTS; this is translated from the exons ATGACGTGCGCGCGCGCTGAGGATGCCATCTCGCCCGCCGCCGACGACATGGCGGCTGCCCCGGC AGGGGGCTTGATCCAGAaggtgggcggcggcggcggccggagaTTGGGCGGCTCGGGGCGTACGCTGCATCGCTCGGCACATCTGGCGGCGGGGGACAGCGACGCGTCGGCGCCGGCGACCAGTAGCTCCGGG GATGTTAAGAGCAATGGTAGtgggaggagagaagagagccACAAGGGCAAGATGCGGCAGTACAGGTCGCAGCTCGAGCAGGAA GTGAAGAAATTGCAGAGGCAGCTCGAGGAAGAGGTCGATCTGCATGTAGCGTTGGCAGACGCTGTTGCGCAGAATGCTTCGCCTATATTAAAGTCCTCTATGAAGCTTCCACACAAG GCACATGAGTTGCTAACTAACATTGCCTCCTTGGAGAGTACCGTCTCGAAGCTCGAAAAGGAGTTAAATGGCTTGTATTACCAGCTTTGTCATGAAAGGAATGAGAGGCTACTTGCTGAAAATAATCCAGGATGCTTGCCATCTACATCCCCAGATGGCCACCAGTCGTTATCAACTTGCACGTGTACGTGGGAAGAA CACATATCATCATTGAGAGATTTGAAGTTTGGAGGATCCGAGTCAATGACGTCAACGCGACAGGACTTATTCCCCGAACTTGAAAATGACCAGGATATTGGAGAAGAGCCTGAAGATCAACAGATAGTTTCTTTAAATAGGCTGCTAGAAAAGCACCGAGATACTTCCTTGAATAGACTACTTGAAAAGCACCGGGATGAAGAG ATGCAAGAATCATTCTCCATGGAAAAAGAAGGCAAAGAAGATGGGAAGATTGACGCCTTATCATTTGAACAGTCTAGTCTAAAGATAACTAGCATGAAAGGAGGTAATCTTTGGAATAATCCAAATCAGCTCTCCGAGGAGATGGTGCGCTGCATGAGAAACATTTTCCTACATTTATCTGAATCCTCGAAGATATCGCCAAAGGCATCTTCTGATCGTTCGTCTTCCTCAGCGGAGCGTCTATCAGGTTCTACACTGGCATCTTTCTCAGACTCTTCCATAATACCCTCAATGCTATGTAGTCCTTCAGTGGATTCAAACCACAATGATGAGACAATGAAGGAAGTTAGAAACTTTGATCCGTATAAAGTTAATGGAAAGGAAATCCGAAGAGATATTGGAAACTATCGTTCAGCAGCTGAAGTATCTTGGATGTCTGTTGGAAAAGATCAACTTGAATATGCATCTGAAGCTCTAAAAAAGTTCAG ATTTCTCGTGGAACAGCTATCAAAGGTCAACCCTAGTTGTATGAATTGTGATCAGAGGCTAGCCTTTTGGATTAACTTATACAATGCCTTGATAATGCAT GCATATTTAGCATATGGAGTTCCTCGAAATGACATCAAGCTTTTTTCTCTAATGCAAAAG GCCTGTTACACGATTGGTGGCCAGTCCTTCAGTGCAGCTGAAATAGAGTTTGTGATTCTAAAGATGAAGACTCCAGTGCATCGGCCCCAACTT TCTTTGATGCTGGCTCTGAATAAGTTCAAAATTACTGAGGAGCACAAGAAGTATTCTATCGATGAAATTGAACCTCTTGTGTTGTTTGGACTCAGCTGTGGAATGTTCTCTTCACCTGCT GTAAGGATTTTCTCTGCTGCGAATGTCCGACAGGAGCTCCAGGAATCTTTGAGAGACTATATCCAAGCGACTGTTGGTACAAATGACCGGGGGAAACTACTGATTCCAAAGTTAGTGCAGAGCTACGCAAAGGGAACTGTCGAAGACTCTCTGCTTGCAGACTGGATCTGCCATCACCTCACACCTGATCAAGCTGCAGACATCCGAGATTCTTCGTCACAGAGGAAGCAGCGGCTTCTTGGAGTGCGCAGTTTTACTATTCTCACATTTGAGTCAAAATTCCGGTATCTCTTCTTGCCTGACAGCAGTAACTCCCAGAATGCAGAAGCAAAACAGACTTCCTGA